From Oryza brachyantha chromosome 9, ObraRS2, whole genome shotgun sequence, a single genomic window includes:
- the LOC102720267 gene encoding probable LRR receptor-like serine/threonine-protein kinase At1g51860 — translation MALLACFAVFFLLTAAPGAVGQKGFLSIDCGLDANSNGYNDTNGVFYVPDGSFVDGGENHVVAADQEGKLDRPYRTLRSFPSGDRNCYALPTVAGAKYLLRVVFFYGNYDGKDSSSTLQFDLYIGVDRWATVKADGKHWYEALFMAWASWAPVCLVKTDPHNTPFVSSVELRTMGSGIYADLKVNESMSLVVRGNTGSSNSVIRYSDDPYDRYWWPVQSGPLWKNISTVSPIKLDPNWPVPLSVMQTAIEAVSNNTKFISKWQDLESDEYRVYLHFADFQNTEIRQLNVTINELEPFLFIPPYLAHTVARNVGWYKSKTTIYSITVGATTASKLPVMINAFEFYTRIPNVNPKTLPRDFDAIMAIKFEYGIKKNWMGDPCFPTALVWEGVGCSNTSGNTMTIISLDLSHSNLHGPISNNFTLLTALQSLNLLGNQLSGPIPDGLCNKQSLIFRFGLESNGNSCIVQSPPEKNGNRAVIAIWVVVPVTTIGALILIYLIWRHKTKANVFSADPPRDVEIDIAPGSRKDNADALQKVENRQFTYKELEKFTNKFSQFIGQGGFGLVYYGRLEDGMEVAVKVRSESSSHGLDEFFAEVQSLTKVHHRNLVSLVGYCRENNHLALVYEYMARGSLYDHLRGNNDVRETLNWRTRLRVVIEVAQGIDYLHKGCSLPIIHRDVKTQNILLGQKLQAKIADFGLCKTYLSDTQTHISVTPAGSAGYIDPEYYHTGRLTESSDVYSFGVVLLEIVTGESPILPGQGHIIQLVKKKIAEGNIGLIADARLRGSYDVSSMWKVVDIALLCTADICAQRPTMAVVIMQLKESLALEDARLDSGFRGSISTVDETTFSTTTLSPSAR, via the exons ATGGCGCTCCTAGCTTGTTTTGCTGTATTCTTCTTGTTAACGGCAGCTCCTGGTGCAGTCGGTCAAAAAG GGTTCCTAAGTATCGACTGCGGCCTGGATGCCAATTCCAACGGCTACAACGACACCAATGGCGTCTTCTACGTCCCCGACGGCTCATTCGTCGACGGCGGTGAGAACCACGTGGTGGCTGCCGATCAGGAGGGCAAGCTCGACCGTCCTTACCGGACGCTCAGGAGCTTCCCCTCCGGGGACCGGAACTGCTACGCGCTCCCTACCGTCGCCGGGGCCAAATACCTGCTCCGGGTGGTCTTCTTCTACGGCAACTACGACGGCAAGGACAGCTCGTCGACGTTGCAGTTCGACCTGTACATCGGCGTGGACCGCTGGGCCACAGTGAAAGCCGACGGCAAGCACTGGTACGAGGCGCTGTTCATGGCGTGGGCGAGCTGGGCGCCGGTGTGCCTCGTGAAAACCGACCCGCACAACACGCCGTTCGTGTCCTCGGTGGAGCTGAGGACGATGGGCAGCGGGATCTACGCGGACCTCAAGGTCAACGAGTCCATGTCCTTGGTTGTTCGAGGCAACACGGGCTCAAGCAATTCAGTTATTCG GTACAGCGATGATCCATATGATCGATACTGGTGGCCAGTGCAGTCTGGCCCTTTGTGGAAGAACATCTCTACAGTGTCACCCATCAAACTGGATCCCAACTGGCCTGTACCCTTGTCTGTTATGCAGACTGCCATCGAGGCAGTTAGCAATAACACTAAGTTTATCAGCAAATGGCAAGACCTAGAGTCAGACGAGTATAGGGTGTACCTGCACTTTGCCGACTTCCAGAACACCGAGATAAGGCAGTTGAATGTCACCATCAATGAACTAGAACCATTCCTGTTCATCCCACCATACCTAGCCCACACTGTCGCGAGAAACGTTGGTTGGTACAAGTCCAAAACTACCATATACAGCATCACTGTTGGGGCCACCACTGCGTCCAAGTTGCCAGTGATGATCAACGCCTTTGAGTTCTACACTCGCATCCCCAATGTCAATCCTAAGACATTGCCACGAGATT TTGATGCTATCATGGCAATTAAATTCGAGTATGGCATAAAGAAGAACTGGATGGGTGATCCTTGTTTCCCTACCGCACTTGTTTGGGAAGGTGTGGGATGCAGTAATACAAGTGGTAACACCATGACTATAATATCTTT GGATCTCTCCCACAGCAACTTGCATGGGCCCATATCTAATAACTTTACATTGCTCACAGCACTCCAATCTTT GAATTTGTTAGGAAATCAACTAAGCGGACCAATCCCTGATGGCCTCTGTAATAAGCAATCATTAATTTTCAGGTTTGG GCTTGAATCTAACGGAAATTCGTGCATTGTACAAAGCCCGCCAGAGAAGAATGGAAATAGAGCTGTCATAGCGATTTGGGTTGTGGTTCCTGTGACAACAATTGGTGCTCTTAttcttatatatttgatctGGAGACATAAAACAAAGGCGAACG TTTTTTCAGCTGATCCTCCTAGAGATGTAGAGATTGATATTGCCCCAGGAAGTAGAAAAGATAATGCGGATGCTCTACAAAAAGTTGAGAATCGCCAATTTACATACAAGGAGCTTGAGAAGTTTACTAACAAGTTTTCTCAATTCATTGGACAAGGAGGTTTTGGACTTGTGTACTATGGTCGGTTAGAAGATGGTATGGAGGTTGCTGTCAAGGTGCGTTCTGAATCATCATCCCATGGgcttgatgaattttttgCAGAG GTTCAAAGCTTGACAAAGGTGCATCATAGAAATCTAGTTTCTTTGGTTGGTTACTGCAGGGAGAACAATCATTTAGCATTGGTTTATGAGTACATGGCTCGTGGCAGCCTCTATGATCATTTGAGAG GTAATAATGATGTCCGTGAAACTCTCAATTGGAGAACACGTCTTCGAGTTGTGATTGAAGTTGCACAAG GGATAGATTATCTGCACAAAGGTTGCAGTCTACCAATAATTCATCGAGATGTGAAGACCCAGAACATTCTATTGGGTCAAAAATTGCAAGCTAAAATAGCAGATTTTGGACTCTGCAAGACTTATCTTAGCGACACACAAACTCACATATCAGTCACTCCAGCTGGGTCAGCGGGTTACATAGACCCTga GTATTATCACACTGGGCGGCTCACTGAGAGCAGTGATGTTTATAGCTTTGGCGTTGTTCTCCTGGAGATAGTTACTGGTGAGTCTCCCATATTACCGGGACAAGGCCATATCATTCAACTTGTGAAAAAGAAGATTGCTGAGGGTAACATCGGCTTGATCGCTGATGCGCGGCTTAGAGGTTCCTACGATGTTAGCTCAATGTGGAAGGTGGTGGACATTGCATTATTGTGCACCGCTGATATTTGTGCTCAACGTCCAACGATGGCTGTTGTTATTATGCAACTAAAGGAGAGCCTTGCTTTGGAGGATGCTCGTTTGGATAGCGGATTTAGGGGAAGTATAAGCACAGTGGATGAAACCACTTTCTCGACAACCACATTGTCTCCATCGGCAAGATGA
- the LOC102719421 gene encoding ankyrin repeat-containing protein NPR4-like, with product MASKAKLTVATADTSRGEIRQQLKALVNKEDTTTMVVALASSREATAAAATAFKINGEERRRRRRSSTEDATVLITAAASPGANGEDAASVMFGDLLKEKLGSATTMVVAMVVSKGEDATRPSSKASMDPLLLSLASRGDCDRLDDVLKNMVSTKPSSKASMDPDEELERGSGGAAADQASAMAMDLEGVTIDGDTALHVVATCGDSRSYLRSADIIHRKAQRDLLLVQDKNGDTPLHCAARAGRAQMVSHLIHLAQTEEDNNSGGSSSSRLKEQLLRMENNLHETALQDAVRIGNKEIVTKLLESDPELASYPLDGAGISAMYLAVLLNRVDIVKLLHQMSEGNNPSYSGPKGQNALHAAVLRGKEMTELLLNLNKDLTKQADQNGSTPLHFAASLSSIRTADRERMSCTPIIIPVLEADPTQLYQPDSEGLYPVHVAAFSGAQTAVSYFIKERPEIAGFRDSKGRTFLHVAAERDRGCIIVANACSDPSLAWILNLQDNDGNTAMHVAVQHGRVSSFCSLLSNREVNLNIPNNEGQTSLDVSMSTIPGGFLYLLNPDILMLDALIKCNAKMGCRRVDHFQEKEKDERTELEKVSGSTGTLGIGCVLIVTVTFGVIFAVPGGYMADDHYNGGTPALAGSLIFHAFIVANTVAFLLSSLATISLMLSGSPFVSLSLRQSHFLIAMSLAVCSVASLATTFVLGMFLVLAPVALWTAVAICVLTAIASLFCVYSIVHVRLTISKAIKARIGRTYKLLGSAAIISRK from the exons ATGGCATCCAAAGCCAAACTGACGGTGGCCACCGCTGACACTAGCCGTGGTGAAATACGCCAGCAGCTCAAGGCTCTAGTGAACAAGGAAGACACTACGACCATGGTGGTGGCGTTGGCCTCGAGCAGAGaggccaccgcggcggcggcgacggcgttcAAGATCAACGGAGAGgaacgtcgtcgtcgtcgtcggtccTCCACGGAGGATGCCACGGTGCTGatcacagcagcagcaagcccCGGTGCTAACGGTGAAGATGCAGCATCGGTGATGTTTGGTGATCTGTTGAAGGAGAAACTCGGCAGTGCCACAACGATGGTGGTAGCCATGGTGGTGTCCAAGGGAGAGGACGCCACGAGGCCTAGCTCCAAGGCGTCCATGGATCCCCTGTTGCTATCACTGGCGTCGCGAGGTGACTGCGACAGGCTTGATGATGTTCTCAAGAACATGGTATCCACGAAGCCTAGCTCCAAGGCGTCCATGGATCCTGACGAGGAGCTCGAGCGTGGCTCTGgcggtgctgctgctgatcaAGCCTCTGCCATGGCCATGGACCTGGAAGGGGTCACCATTGATGGGGATACTGCACTCCATGTCGTTGCCACATGTGGCGACAGCAGAAGCTACTTGAGGAGTGCAGACATCATCCACAGGAAGGCCCAACGTGATCTGCTGTTAGTACAGGACAAGAATGGTGACACGCCTCTGCACTGTGCTGCCAGGGCTGGGAGGGCTCAGATGGTTTCTCATCTAATTCATCTGGCTCAAACCGAGGAGGATAACAACTCtggtggcagcagcagctcgagACTGAAGGAACAGCTTCTCAGGATGGAAAACAACCTTCATGAGACGGCCTTGCAGGATGCAGTGCGCATTGGAAACAAGGAAATAGTCACCAAGCTACTTGAATCCGATCCAGAATTGGCCAGCTACCCTTTGGACGGAGCAGGAATTTCAGCGATGTACCTAGCGGTCTTGCTAAACCGTGTCGACATCGTGAAGTTGCTGCATCAAATGAGTGAAGGGAATAACCCCTCCTACTCTGGCCCAAAGGGACAGAACGCATTGCACGCAGCGGTTCTCCGAGGCAAAG AGATGACTGAACTATTGCTGAATTTGAATAAAGACCTCACAAAACAAGCGGACCAAAATGGAAGCACGCCACTTCACTTCGCCGCATCACTGTCATCGATAAGAACAGCAGACCGAGAGCGGATGTCATGCACTCCAATCATCATTCCTGTGCTGGAAGCCGACCCAACTCAGCTGTACCAGCCAGATTCTGAAGGACTGTACCCTGTACATGTGGCTGCCTTCTCAGGTGCCCAAACAGCAGTCAGCTATTTCATCAAGGAGCGACCTGAGATCGCTGGTTTCCGCGATTCCAAGGGGAGGACATTCCTCCATGTTGCTGCTGAAAGGGACAGAGGTTGCATAATAGTTGCGAATGCTTGCAGTGATCCGTCGTTGGCATGGATTCTGAATCTGCAAGACAACGATGGCAACACTGCTATGCACGTCGCAGTGCAGCATGGGCGTGTTAGCAGTTTCTGTTCCCTGCTGAGTAACAGGGAAGTAAACTTGAACATACCAAACAATGAGGGGCAGACATCCTTAGATGTATCGATGAGTACTATTCCTGGAGGGTTTTTATATCTACTG AACCCTGATATACTAATGTTGGACGCACTAATAAAATGCAATGCAAAGATGGGTTGTCGTCGGGTGGATCACTttcaggaaaaagaaaaagatgaacgGACGGAGTTAGAGAAAGTGTCAGGTTCAACGGGAACTCTGGGCATTGGGTGTGTGCTGATTGTCACCGTCACGTTTGGCGTAATCTTCGCCGTACCTGGAGGCTACATGGCTGACGATCACTACAACGGTGGCACGCCAGCACTTGCCGGAAGCCTTATATTTCACGCATTCATCGTGGCCAACACAGTAGCATTCCTTCTGTCCAGCTTAGCTACCATCAGCCTCATGCTCTCTGGAAGCCCCTTTGTCAGTCTGTCACTTCGTCAATCGCACTTCCTAATAGCTATGAGCCTGGCCGTTTGTTCAGTGGCAAGCTTGGCTACCACCTTTGTGCTAGGCATGTTTCTGGTGCTGGCCCCGGTGGCTCTGTGGACTGCAGTAGCAATCTGTGTACTCACGGCGATCGCGTCTCTGTTCTGTGTGTACTCAATCGTTCATGTTAGGCTTACTATATCAAAAGCGATAAAGGCTAGGATCGGGAGAACTTATAAGCTACTCGGTTCAGCGGCAATAATCTCTAGGAAATGA